The following proteins are encoded in a genomic region of Cataglyphis hispanica isolate Lineage 1 chromosome 1, ULB_Chis1_1.0, whole genome shotgun sequence:
- the LOC126854081 gene encoding progestin and adipoQ receptor family member 4 codes for MHGGTEAVVHRQETPAKVLLLRRWSDMPRHLQFNPHIHTGYRPLMTIRQCLGSLFYIHNETVNILTHGFAILYMLLTVPHLLPWNTKGTLVGILSWCHLIGAVSPWVGSFLYHLFMNVNYDEVFYRTLLKVDMVGIWLCQSFGAIPMIAAAVHCLADNVWYCCIFIYCTLSIWGLLKAMTAGSPWERRLCFAPPFLMRMLVMTLRCFGIGGGSPDALIHIILQDLVAVIGATIGALRIPEKWIPGRLDLVLNSHNVMHVMVVLAVCSMHTATLKDLAWISDPSTCTRASYSPLEREEL; via the exons ATGCACGGCGGCACCGAGGCCGTCGTGCATCGGCAGGAGACGCCGGCCAAGGTCCTGCTGCTGCGACGATGGAGCGACATGCCGCGTCATCTCCAATTCAATCCGCACATCCACACCGGTTACAGGCCGCTCATGACTATCCGCCAATGCCTCGGTAGTCTCTTCTACATCCACAACGAGACCGTTAACATCCTGACGCACG GATTCGCTATCCTCTACATGTTACTGACCGTACCGCATTTACTTCCATGGAACACAAAAGGAACGCTCGTAGGAATTCTGTCCTGGTGTCACTTGATTGGCGCCGTTAGCCCGTGGGTTGGCTCCTTCCTGTACCATCTCTTCATGAACGTCAACTACGACGAAGTCTTCTACAGAACACTGCTAAAAGTCGATATGGTCGGCATTTGGCTATGTCAGAGTTTCG GAGCTATACCGATGATAGCAGCAGCAGTTCATTGCCTCGCCGATAACGTCTGGTATtgctgcatttttatttactgcaCCCTCAGTATTTGGGGACTTTTAAAG GCGATGACTGCGGGATCACCGTGGGAAAGACGTTTATGTTTTGCTCCTCCCTTTCTAATGAGGATGTTGGTCATGACATTGAGGTGTTTCGGCATCGGTGGCGGATCACCCGACGctcttattcatataatattacag GATCTCGTAGCTGTGATAGGTGCAACCATCGGCGCTCTTCGCATTCCAGAAAAGTGGATTCCCGGCAGATTGGATCTAGTACTAAATTCCCATAATGTGATGCACGTAATGGTCGTCCTGGCTGTATGCTCCATGCATACCGCTACTTTGAAGGACCTCGCCTGGATATCCGATCCATCTACGTGCACTAGAGCAAGCTATTCTCCTTTGGAACGCGAAGAACTGTGA